The DNA region AGGTTGAGGAAAGTGAGCGGTTATAAACACCTGCCAGAACTGCGTGAGATCATGAAACGGGCTCTGGCGGGGAAGATAATGGTGAAAGCGGCGTGACGGTCATGCCGGGAGTTTCAACTAAAAAAGGGATTGACTCCCCTTACGCTGGACAGTGAGATTATCGCCACGGGAAGCAGGGAAGGGGCGCAGGGGGAGCTTGCGCTAAAGTCCGGCGGGGAAAAGACGATTGACCTGCCGCTTCGCGTGTTCACAAGGCAGGCCATAGGCCACGCGCTGGCCGGGCTTGTGAAGAAAGGCTCCAAATTGACGCTGAAAGGGACACTTAAGTTCAATACTATGATGGGAATCGTGACGATTCCATATTCCGTCGAGCGGATTATTTAGCCCCGGCGCGGCGCTGGCTCCGTTTCGCAACCACCGCCGTTTATGATACTCTTTAAACCCTGTGCGGCTAATTGGAGGTACTGAAAACATGGAAAGAAAGAACATATCCACGGGCTCTAAGTGGGAGCCGGTAATCGGCTATTCCCGCGCTGTGATAGCGGGCCATCATGTGTCCGTCTCCGGGACGACGGCCACGGATGAAACCGGGAAAATAGTGGGCGAAGGGGACCTTTACGCCCAGACCAAACAGGCGATCAAGAATATCGAAAGTGCGCTCAAAGGAGCCGGTGTGCCCCTTTCCAATGTGGTGCGCACCAGGATGTTCCTCACAAACATCGCCGAATGGGAGAAGGCGGGCCGCGCCCATGGCGAATATTTCGGCGAGATACGCCCCAGTACCACCATGGTGGAGGTGAGCA from Nitrospinota bacterium includes:
- a CDS encoding RidA family protein; its protein translation is MERKNISTGSKWEPVIGYSRAVIAGHHVSVSGTTATDETGKIVGEGDLYAQTKQAIKNIESALKGAGVPLSNVVRTRMFLTNIAEWEKAGRAHGEYFGEIRPSTTMVEVSKLIDPKMLIEIEADAVIDA